The following are encoded in a window of Pyrenophora tritici-repentis strain M4 chromosome 6, whole genome shotgun sequence genomic DNA:
- a CDS encoding Trichoplein multi-domain protein, with the protein MAQHYIRAQDVYNIDKKGFLIRVTGRSKRVFSKQKYETGGFKKVIQDGNRDWITVIAAICANRSLAWLEQVFDRHTKEKAGNHTRLLILDGYGSHVTMEFIDYAIAHNIMLLVLPPHSTHTLQPLDVVMFKPLAAAYSLSLQHYLQASHGLLADSSFIKKHALKAFKATGIAPIDPEVVLKKFRKSTLTAPPPLVNVSRATITNLINQAYDPSSIAANNLSEILLRLQAAKEIAEYEKDALRAALHVHQKPRNRHEPPLDLQQRKAQLVKEKEKEKELLDKIELKEAKENNRIYQLKIKEAARAAREEAKKVRDEAKAVKAAELDAKRRDRDAAKAIQQP; encoded by the exons ATGGCTCAGCACTATATTCGGGCGCAGGATGTATATAATATAGATAAGAAGGGATTCCTTATTAGAGTAAcggggaggagtaagagagtGTTTAGTAAGCAGAAATATGAGACTGGGGGCTTTAAGAAAGTGATACAGGACGGCAACAGAGATTGGATCACTGTTATCGCTGCTATATGTGCTAATAGGA GCCTGGCATGGctcgaacaggtgtttgatcgccatacgaaggagaaggccggcaatcacacacgcttactcatccttgacggctatgggagtcacgttactatggagtttattgactACGCGATCGCCCACAATATTATGTTACTCGTACTACCCCCCCATAGTACCCAtacgctgcagccactcgatgtggtaatgttcaaacctctagcagccgcgtactcactcagcttgcagcactacctccaggcgagccacggtctcttagct GACTCCTCTTTTATTAAGAAGCACGCGTTGAAGGCAtttaaagccactgggatagctcctatagatcccgaagtagtacttaaaaagttccgaaagtcaacactaacagcaccgccgccactagtgaacgtgagtagagctactatcacgaacctcattaatcaggcctacgatccgagctctattgcggccaacaacctctcagaaatactcctccgcctccaggctgccaaagagatcgccgagtacgagaaggacgcactgcgcgcggcgctacaCGTTCACCAGAAGCCCCGCAATCGGCACGAACCTCCCCTAGATCTACAGCAGCGAAAAGC gcagctagtgaaggagaaggagaaggagaaagagctacttgataagatagagttgaaagaggcaaaggagaacaacaggatctatcaacttaagatcaaagaggcagcgcgggcggcgcgtgaggaggcaaagaaggtgcgggatgaagccaaggctgtaaaggctgccgaacttgacgccaaacgacgcgatcgcgacgctgcaaaggctatacaacaaccctag
- a CDS encoding Dimer-Tnp-hAT domain containing protein: protein MSTPSNSGLRRLVECDKRNSPLPSLSNAPTVGDTASEAQADEPLARVPYLERRQVERNSRGGPKSWIYRHGWAVWHRKYKKNYWLCRYCHQRRKQEACYEADSTTNAGRHLSSNKPGHSHGPNGPVPIASREGNIMGALAKSQVYIMRSKGIEVSQEVANEIAASFSTSRFQDALKDWVVADNQSLRVIETPQFRAMIAAVSPLAEALLWPVANYLREARSLIHVSFDNWTSTGGQYAFTGLCVHYLNSEGKLVDHLLGLPELHGAHTGNNIAAAATTILRLFGVDNARVGYFVLDNASNNDTAVESLAEEFGFIASERRLRCCCHILNLSAQLVIWGKDRSAYENEAAHLEEEEKYMDEWRKYGPVGVLFDVIASICTPQTRQLLERLQCEEAESLGVTPHIRQLVKPVKTRWNSYFNTFVRAAELHGPIDGYIECKLEEHSAATATSRRRKNREQLPAAQPRLYIREGGLSGKDWATITEYIRLLEPFAEAARLLEGRGRHGRHGAIWEVLVTFEWLLDQLEALKDRLKDVNYEDLDAPEDHLITNVNLAHCKLAEYYAKFDNAPVYYTATILHPHYKHHLSALWKVPDTHVTARDGVHYRDGWLDNNHRAFLRMWQGRKDSAATSAHTVTPPRKKPRLGISTSRSAFLQSSIEQSTRQLEASLAEDEYEIWKRQPALAEEDWLSLNPLLYWESVAGQFPILSKFAIDVLTIPAAAADCERTFSELGDMLGTRRLHMKPELISALQSLKSWKRLGIQPTTTSASGLARTLSEEEISKVQEHLSQFDVR from the exons atgtctactccctctaattcaggccttcgccgccttgtagaatgcgacaagcgcaattctcctctaccatcgctatcaaacgcgcctactgttggcgatactgcgagcgaggcccaggctgatgagcccttggca cgtgtgccgtatcttgagcggcgccaggttgagcgtaatagtcgcggtgggccaaaaagctggatctaccgccacggctgggccgtctggcaccgcaagtacaagaaaaactactggctttgccggtactgccatcaacgacggaagcaggaggcttgctacgaggctgacagcactacaaacgccggccgacacctctcaagcaacaagcctggacactcacacggacctaacggacctgtaccaattgctagccgggagggcaatattatgggcgcgctcgcaaagtcccaagtatatattatgaggtctaaagggatagaagtatcgcaagaggtagcaaacgagatagcagcaagcttttcaacctctcgatttcaggacgcgctgaaggactgggtagtcgcggacaaccagagccttcgcgtaatagaaacgccgcagtttcgagccatgattgcggccgtgagcccgctagccgaagctctcctttggc ctgttgccaactaccttcgcgaagcccggtcgcttatacacgtgtcattcgacaactggacttcaactggtgggcagtatgcttttactggcctctgcgtacattaccttaacagcgagggcaagctagttgaccacctgcttgggttgcctgagctacacggggcgcacactggcaataatattgccgctgcagcaacaacaatacttcggctatttggcgttgacaacgcgagggttgggtactttgtgcttgacaacgcaagtaacaatgatactgcagttgagtccttagcagaggagtttggctttatcgcaagcgagcggcggctgcggtgctgctgccatatactcaacctaagcgcacaattagtaatttggggcaaagaccgtagcgcgtacgagaatgaagccgcacaccttgaggaagaggagaagtacatggatgagtggcgcaaatacggtcctgttggcgtcctctttgacgtgattgcgtctatctgtacgcctcaaactcgacaactactagagcgcctacagtgcgaggaggcagagtctctaggtgttacaccccacatccggcagcttgtgaagcctgttaagacacgctggaatagctatttcaacacgtttgtccgtgcagctgagctacacggccctatcgatggctatattgagtgtaaacttgaggagcatagtgctgcaacagcaacctcacgacgccggaagaatcgtgagcagctccctgctgcccagccacggttatatatacgcgaagggggtctaagcggcaaggactgggcgacaataacagaatacattcgactccttgagccatttgccgaagctgcacggctacttgaaggtcgcggccgacacggccgacacggcgctatatgggaagttctagtaacgtttgagtggcttcttgaccagcttgaggctctcaaagaccgccttaaggatgtaaattacgaagatctagatgcgcctgaagatcatcttattacaaacgttaaccttgcgcattgtaagcttgctgagtactacgcaaaattcgataacgcgcctgtctactacactgctacaatactacacccgcactacaaacaccacctctcagcgctctggaaggtgcctgacacccatgtcactgcccgtgacggtgtccactatcgcgacggctggcttgacaataaccaccgggcattcctgcgtatgtggcaggggcggaaggactctgcagccacttcagctcacactgtaacgccgccgcgtaagaagccccggctagggatttcaacgtcgcgatcagcttttctacagtcgtcaattgagcaaagcacacggcagttagaggcaagccttgctgaggatgagtatgagatatggaagcggcaaccagcgttagctgaggaggattggctgtctcttaatccgcttctatactgggagtcagttgctgggcagttccctatactctcaaagttcgctattgacgtcctaacaataccagcagcagcggcagactgtgagcggactttcagcgagcttggcgacatgttaggcacccggagactccatatgaagccagagcttatttcagctttgcagagcttgaagagctggaagaggcttggtatacagccaacaactacctcagcttctgggctagcgcgcacactatcagaggaagaaatctcaaaagtacaggagcatttatctcagttcgacgtcaggtaa
- a CDS encoding Atrophin-1 multi-domain protein, with the protein MEGSHGKSYYSVTAWLQSLEPQGTGGIEHGDTLSNTIVTNAEIDGSRDRELDLVKAMKHEVSEFTEVMEQLFHDMHARMKKAEYERDVALGKIRPSENMNGVASQSAPQFGRFRFHDAEGAPMTSSPLAASDDVEDEEEYVQEANSPFIDFKFEASKKNAGRRKAPNSLSSLLVPKATSSTSQSFSPTKITKRPSSKARMHYAKHVTSDMVSSKALIPNVPLTDTEVIVFFYQTTARPVVALRLYARGWGPAKIADVLTVHRGGEYLRNSCSVKCTASIKKGKKNCGEDWLNLIKEAFEVADDAKATELIRYGDREMKLLKIVDAKIKSLAKGVINMPKVGKGAGLFTKYVEYCAENELDFRLSQTEELSEFMKEGQKDAEKLIEEIKMGYTDMEF; encoded by the exons ATGGAAGGCTCGCATGGTAAGTCATACTACTCCGTCACAGCTTGGCTGCAAAGCCTGGAGCCGCAAGGCACGGGAGGCATTGAACACGGTGACACTCTCTCCAATACCATAGTCACTAATGCGGAGATAGATGGCTCGCGCGACCGAGAAT TGGACCTGGTCAAGGCCATGAAGCACGAAGTCAGCGAGTTCACCGAGGTCATGGAGCAGTTGTTCCATGACATGCACGCCCGCATGAAAAAGGCGGAGTACGAGCGGGACGTCGCCCTGGGCAAGATTCGTCCGTCCGAGAACATGAACGGGGTGGCCTCCCAGTCGGCCCCGCAGTTTGGCCGTTTTCGTTTCCACGATGCGGAGGGCGCTCCTATGACCTCTTCTCCTCTTGCAGCCTCGGACGATGTAGAGGACGAAGAAGAGTATGTCCAAGAAGCAAATTCCCCATTCATCGATTTCAAGTTCGAGGCCTCCAAGAAGAATGCCGGCAGACGCAAGGCACCCAACAGCTTGTCCTCACTCTTGGTCCCCAAGGCGACATCATCGACCAGCCAAAGC TTCAGCCCCACGAAGATCACCAAGCGGCCCTCAAGCAAAGCGCGCATGCATTACGCCAAGCATGTTACTTCGGACATGGTCTCTTCAAAGGCTCTCATCCCCAACGTGCCCCTCACAGATACGGAGGTTatcgtcttcttctaccAAACTACCGCCCGCCCCGTCGTCGCCTTGCGCCTGTACGCCCGTGGCTGGGGTCCCGCCAAGATCGCCGACGTGCTAACCGTCCACCGCGGCGGCGAGTACCTGCGCAACTCGTGCTCGGTCAAGTGCACCGCCAGCATCAAAAAGGGCAAGAAGAACTGCGGCGAAGACTGGCTTAACCTCATCAAGGAAGCCTTCGAGGTGGCCGACGATGCCAAGGCAACCGAGTTGATCCGCTACGGAGACAGGGAGATGAAGCTACTCAAGATCGTCGACGCGAAAATCAAGTCGCTGGCCAAGGGTGTCATCAACATGCCCAAGGTGGGCAAGGGTGCCGGCTTGTTCACCAAGTACGTTGAGTACTGTGCTGAGAATGAGCTTGATTTCAGGCTGTCGCAAACCGAGGAGTTGTCGGAGTTTATGAAGGAGGGGCAAAAGGACGCGGAGAAGTTGATTGAGGAGATAAAGATGGGTTATACGGACATGGAGTTTTAG
- a CDS encoding TolA, Membrane protein involved in colicin uptake, whose translation MTDIQQLPDRESQAAIISAASSSSPGQTRQGVSSPVAQKGQPSNTPNDRKRQATSALESPSTTEKRPCTLGTIDNPLDACRIPPTIAFTQGPTGNLPASTLAPPDTEAVRANIDRLVQEIIAGNMAKTRLQEKHEVEAKEKLEAQQQREAQQQREAEQKRDAEQKFEDSKNSEDEQKQAEQQLEAEQKMAEQRKKAEQEEADKAQEALVEKARVEADKIRIEAERRRKAEQEEADKAKKALEEKARADAEAQKAHIEALSLKIAQRDKAWADAARAKKAELDRRDAEYRVERAKVLQKEKDDRRREELRRDPSANFRHILEVYKLNPPEGGYANRNTYLTGLLANKCMPIDKDSELGLAVTYAKDHWDYYGEFPKDVARFADV comes from the exons ATGACTGACATACAACAGCTACCAGATCGAGAGTCTCAAGCCGCAATTATCTCGGCG GCTTCCAGCAGTAGCCCAGGCCAAACCCGGCAAGGTGTCTCATCGCCCGTGGCGCAAAAGGGACAACCTTCGAACACTCCCAACGACCGGAAGCGCCAAGCGACGAGTGCACTGGAGAGTCCAAGCACAACTGAGAAGCGTCCATGTACCCTCGGGACTATCGATAACCCTCTTGACGCGTGCCGTATCCCGCCCACCATCGCTTTCACTCAGGGTCCTACTGGAAATTTGCCAGCATCAACCCTAGCCCCCCCAGACACAGAAGCTGTGCGTGCCAATATCGACCGTCTGGTGCAAGAGATCATTGCAGGAAACATGGCAAAGACGAGGCTGCAAGAGAAACATGAGGTTGAGGCGAAAGAGAAACTTGAGGCTCAACAGCAACGCGAGGCTCAACAGCAACGGGAGGCTGAACAAAAACGCGATGCTGAACAAAAGTTcgaggatagtaagaacTCTGAGGACGAACAGAAACAGGCTGAGCAGCAGCTCGAGGCTGAACAAAAAATGGCTGAGCAGCGCAAGAAAGCCGAGCAAGAAGAGGCCGACAAAGCCCAAGAGGCACTTGTAGAGAAAGCCCGTGTTGAAGCCGATAAAATCCGCATCGAAGCCGAGCGACGCAGGAAAGCCgagcaagaagaagctgataAAGCCAAAAAGGCACTCGAAGAGAAAGCCCGTGCTGATGCTGAAGCCCAAAAAGCCCACATCGAAGCCTTGAGCCTCAAGATAGCCCAAAGAGACAAAGCCTGGGCCGACGCCGCAAGAGCCAAAAAAGCCGAACTAGATCGCAGAGATGCAGAATACCGCGTCGAACGCGCCAAGGTCCTCCAGAAAGAAAAAGACGACAGGCGCCGCGAAGAACTCCGCAGAGACCCCAGCGCGAACTTCCGCCACATCCTCGAAGTGTACAAACTGAACCCTCCGGAGGGCGGCTATGCAAACCGCAACACTTACCTCACCGGTCTGCTCGCCAACAAGTGTATGCCTATCGACAAGGACTCTGAGCTCGGTCTCGCCGTCACATATGCCAAGGATCATTGGGATTATTATGGTGAGTTCCCCAAGGACGTGGCTCGGTTCGCGGA CGTCTGA
- a CDS encoding Trichoplein multi-domain protein, with translation MSCINAAIEAIESRDPGDKFTYSEVARRFGVDRSTLSRRHQQIRGSNEAKSRNQQLLHPHQELQLLEHIDELTEAGLPPTRTMIQNFASAIAGRATSQSWVTRFFHRHPDAIISRWSTGLDRNRHRADSVYKYESYFDLLSTKMAQHHIRAQDVYNMDEKGFLIGVTGRSKRVFSKQKYETGGFKKVIQDGNRDWITVIAAICADGSTLPPAIIYEATSGNMYARWVDDIAIDDPVYVTSSPSGWTNDQVGLAWLEQVFDRHTKEKAGNHTRLLILDGHGSHVTMDTHTLQPLDVVMFKPLAAAYSLSLQHYLQASHGLLAVRKDDFYRLFKPAWDSSFIKKHALKAFKATGIAPIDPEVVLKKFRKSTLTAPPPLVNVSRATITNLINQAYDPSSIAANNLSEILLCLQAAKEIAEYEKDALRAALHVHQKPRNRHEPPLDLQQRKAFHSGAVWWSPCKLREARFRQLVKEKEKEKELLDKIELKEAKENNRIYQLKIKEAARAAREEAKKVRDEAKAVKAAELDAKRRDRDAAKAIQQPQSGKRKASKPAAKQQPKKRRVGGAGGGTLAEVAAPAPPPTTTRRGRAVNTPAKYR, from the exons atgagttgtatcaacgctgcgattgaagctattgaatcgcgtgatcccggagataaatttacatactctgaggttgcgcgccgctttggtgttgatcgctctacgttgtcgcgacgccatcaacagatccggggctcaaatgaagccaaatcacgtaatcagcaactccttcacccacaccaggagctacagcttctagagcacattgacgagcttactgaggctggcttaccaccgacgaggactatgatccagaactttgctagtgctatagccggaagggctacctcccaaagctgggtgacgcgcttctttcaccgtcatcccgacgcgattatatcacgttggtcaactggtttggaccgcaatcgccaccgggctgattctgtatacaagtacgagtcgtactttgatctactatctactaaaatggctcagcaccatattcgggcgcaggatgtatataatatggatgagaagggattccttattggagtgacggggaggagtaagagagtgtttagtaagcagaaatatgagactgggggctttaagaaagtgatacaggacggcaacagagattggatcactgttatcgctgctatatgtgctgatgggagtacgttaccgcccgcgattatatacgaagctacttcgggcaacatgtacgccagatgggttgatgatatcgcaattgacgatccagtctacgttacctcaagtccctcagggtggaccaatgatcaggtaggcctggcatggctcgaacaggtgtttgatcgccatacgaaggagaaggccggcaatcacacacgcttactcatccttgacggccatgggagtcacgttactatgga TACCCAtacgctgcagccactcgatgtggtaatgttcaaacctctggcagccgcgtactcactcagcttgcagcactacctccaggcgagccacggtctcttagctgtgaggaaggatgacttctaccgtcttttcaagcctgcctgggactcctctttcattaagaagcacgcgttgaaggcatttaaagccactgggatagctcctatagatcccgaagtagtacttaaaaagttccgaaagtcaacactaacagcaccgccgccactagtgaacgtgagtagagctactatcacgaacctcattaatcaggcctacgatccgagctctattgcggccaacaacctctcagaaatactcctctgcctccaggctgccaaagagatcgccgagtacgagaaggacgcactgcgcgcggcgctacacgttcaccagaagccccgcaatcggcacgaacctcccctagatctacagcagcgaaaagcgttccattcaggggcagtttggtggtcgccgtgcaagcttcgagaggcccgcttcaggcagctagtgaaggagaaggagaaggagaaagagctacttgataagatagagttgaaagaggcaaaggagaacaacaggatctatcaacttaagatcaaagaggcagcgcgggcggcgcgtgaggaggcaaagaaggtgcgggatgaagccaaggctgtaaaggctgccgaacttgacgccaaacgacgcgatcgcgacgctgcaaaggctatacaacaaccccaatcgggcaagcgtaaggcttcaaagcccgctgcaaagcaacagccaaaaaaacgacgcgtgggtggtgctggcggtggcactctggctgaggtggctgcaccggctcccccaccaacaaccacccgacgcggccgggccgtcaatactccggcaaaatatagatag
- a CDS encoding ApbA, Ketopantoate reductase, which translates to MPVSILIVGAGAIGAFYASRLAVVSGVSVSVICRSNYKAVKANGFQVTSPQYGDYTFVPANTFANPDEAKKSEIEWDYIVVSTKALPDVSDDSTILEGLVSGKTAIVLIQNGLGVEDPYTKRFPQAAICSAVTIATCAQPEHGQIKHNRWTRINSGPYLPHLDTGGAKDTDARITEQNEAFIALLKEGGIKDAEAYSHAKLQLVRWHKIAINASMNPTSVLTMCLPNNVMSLDPELQRHLKGVMEEILDTAPKILGQPMPKEFATPDAIIKSTQKNTSGSRPSMAVDWEAGKKMEIEVILGNPLRIARERGYEMPRLQSLYAMIRMAQEVRDQKKDIKL; encoded by the coding sequence ATGCCTGTCAGCATCCTCATCGTCGGCGCTGGCGCCATCGGAGCATTCTATGCATCCCGCCTTGCTGTTGTTTCGGGTGTTTCCGTCTCGGTAATTTGCCGCTCGAACTACAAAGCGGTGAAAGCCAATGGCTTCCAAGTCACCTCTCCCCAGTACGGCGATTACACATTTGTGCCGGCCAACACCTTCGCGAACCCAGACGAGGCAAAAAAGAGCGAGATAGAATGGGATTACATTGTCGTGAGCACCAAGGCGTTGCCAGACGTGAGCGATGACTCGACCATACTGGAGGGTCTAGTGAGCGGTAAGACAGCCATTGTGCTGATCCAGAACGGCCTCGGTGTGGAGGACCCATATACAAAACGTTTTCCACAGGCGGCGATATGCTCGGCAGTCACAATAGCAACATGTGCACAGCCTGAACATGGGCAGATCAAGCACAACAGGTGGACGCGCATAAACAGCGGACCGTACCTACCGCATCTAGACACTGGGGGGGCCAAAGATACAGACGCTCGCATTACGGAACAGAACGAAGCGTTCATTGCTCTGCTCAAAGAGGGTGGCATCAAGGATGCAGAAGCCTACTCGCATGCTAAACTGCAATTGGTCCGCTGGCACAAGATCGCCATCAACGCCTCCATGAACCCGACATCTGTACTTACCATGTGTCTCCCCAATAACGTCATGTCTCTCGACCCAGAGCTTCAGCGCCATCTCAAAGGCGTGATGGAGGAGATCCTGGATACTGCGCCCAAGATCCTAGGCCAGCCCATGCCAAAGGAGTTCGCTACACCAGACGCGATCATCAAGTCCACGCAGAAAAATACTAGTGGCAGCCGACCGAGTATGGCAGTAGACTGGGAGGCGGGGAAGAAAATGGAGATTGAGGTCATCCTGGGCAACCCGTTGAGAATTGCAAGAGAAAGAGGATATGAGATGCCAAGGCTACAAAGCTTGTATGCGATGATTAGGATGGCACAAGAGGTCAGGGATCAGAAGAAGGACATTAAGCTATAA